A segment of the Alistipes communis genome:
GCCAGCGCATGTACAACGAATATTTCCCGCCCTACAAGGCGGCCGTCGAGGCAGGCGTGGGCAGTGTCATGGCGTCGTTCAATGAGGTCGACGGGATTCCCGCCACGGCCAACCGCTGGCTGATGACCACCGTGCTGCGCGAGCAGTGGGGCTTCGAGGGCTTCGTCGTCACGGACTACACGGGCATCTACGAGATGATCGCGCACGGTCTGGGCGATCTGAAAGAGGTGTCGGCGCGCGCCGTCGAGGCGGGTGTCGACATGGACATGGTGAGCGAGGGTTACCTGGGAACCTTGCAGCAGTCGCTCGAAGAGGGGCGTATCCCGCTGTCCGACATCGACCGCGCGTGCCGCCTGGTGCTCGAAGCGAAATTCAAGTTGGGACTTTTCGACGATCCCTACCGTTACTGCGATCCGCAGCGCGCCGCCACGCAGATCTATACGCCCGCACACCGCGCCGAGGCGCGCCGTATCGCGGGCGAGAGCTTCGTGTTGCTGAAAAACGAAGGCGACGTGCTGCCGCTCCGGCGCGAGGGAACGATCGCCGTGGTCGGCCCGCTGGCCGCTTCGCGCGCGAACATGCCCGGCACGTGGAGCGTCGCTACCGATCTGACGAAGCCGCTGACGCTCGTCGAAGGGTTGCAGCAGGTGGCCGGCGAAGGGGTGAAGATCCTCTATGCCAAGGGCAGCAACGTGATCCGCGACGAGGAGCAGGAGCGCTATGCCACGATGTTCGGGCGCGATATTCCGCGCGACGGCCGCACCGACAAGCAGTTGCTCGACGAGGCGCTCGCCGCGGCGGCCGAGGCCGATGTGGTGGTCGCCGCGCTGGGCGAGGCTTCGGAGATGAGCGGCGAGAGCAGCAGCCGGTCGCAGATCGGCATTCCCGACGTGCAGCAGGAGTTGTTGAAGGCGCTCGTGGCGACGGGCAAACCCGTCGTGCTGGTACTCTTCACGGGGCGCCCGCTGACGCTCGAATGGGAGGCCGAGCACGTGCCTGCGATGCTCAATGTATGGTTCGGCGGCACGCAGGCGGCCGAGGCGATCGGCGACGTACTCTTCGGCGACGTCAACCCGTCGGGCAAACTTCCCGTGACCTTCCCGCGCAGCGTGGGGCAGATACCGCTCTTCTACAACCATAAGAATACGGGACGTCCGCTGCTGGGCGACAAGTTCGAGAAGTTCCGCAGCAACTATCTCGACGTGCCCAACACGCCGCTCTATCCCTTCGGCTACGGTCTGTCGTATACGACCTTCGACTACGGCGACGTGCGCCTTTCGGCGTCGGAGATGACCGCCGACGGGTCGATCGAGGCCACCGTGCGCCTGACGAACAGCGGCCGGCGCGACGGCGTGGAGGTCGTGCAGCTCTACATCCGCGACAGGGTGGGTTCGTCGACCCGTCCCGTGCAGGAGCTCAAAGGCTTCCAGCGCGTGGCGCTCAAAGCGGGCGAGAGCCGCGACGTAAGTTTTACGATCGACGTCTCGCTGCTCAAATATTACGATTTCGACCTGCGGTACGTGGCAGAGCCGGGCGAGTTCGACGTGATGATCGGCGGCGCGAGCGACGCGGTGAAGCAGGCAAGTTTCACCCTGAAATAACCTTCGCGGCATGAAGACGATCAAACGGATTACGGCGGCCATGGCGGCGCTCGCTCTGGCGGGCGTCGTCGCGGGCTGCGCGCAGCGTCCCGCAGCGACGCTTTCGGACGAGGCGTTGCTGGACAGCGTCGAGCGGCGTACGTTCGATTATTTCTGGTCGGGCGCCGAGCCCAACAGCGGCCTTGCGTGCGAACGGATCAACATGGACGGCATCTATCCCGAAAACGACGAGACGGTCGTGACGACGGGCGGCAGCGGCTTCGGTATTCTGGCGCTTATCGCCGGTATGGAGCGCGGCTACGTCACCCGTGAACAGGGGATCGAACGCTTCGAACGCATCGTCTCGTTCCTCGAACGTGCCGACCGCTTCCACGGCGCCTGGCCTCATTGGATCGAGGGCCGGACGGGCCGCGTGAAACCCTTCGGCAAGAAGGACAACGGAGGCGATCTGGTGGAGACGGCCTTTCTGGTGCAGGGGCTGCTGGCCGCGCATCAGTATTTCGCGCAGGGCAACGAGCGCGAGCAGGCGCTCGCACAGCGTATCGATACGTTGTGGCGCGGCGTCGAGTGGTCGTGGTATCGCAACGGGCAGAACGTCCTCTACTGGCATTGGAGTCCCGAATACGGGTGGGAGATGAATTTCGCCGTACACGGGTTCAACGAGTGTCTGGTGATGTATATTCTGGCGGCCGCTTCGCCGACCTATCCGATCGACCGCGAGGTCTATACCGAGGGGTGGGCCGAGAACGGGGCGATCGTCGACGAGCACGAGGTCGAGGGTTACCGCCTCCGCCTGCGGTATCAGGGCGTCGAGGCCGGTCCGCTCTTCTGGGCGCACTACTCCTTCCTCGGGCTGGATCCGCGCGGGCTGAGAGACGACTACTGCGAGGACTATTTCGGCGAGATGCGCAACTATTCGCTCATCAACCGTGCCT
Coding sequences within it:
- a CDS encoding glucoamylase family protein; this encodes MAALALAGVVAGCAQRPAATLSDEALLDSVERRTFDYFWSGAEPNSGLACERINMDGIYPENDETVVTTGGSGFGILALIAGMERGYVTREQGIERFERIVSFLERADRFHGAWPHWIEGRTGRVKPFGKKDNGGDLVETAFLVQGLLAAHQYFAQGNEREQALAQRIDTLWRGVEWSWYRNGQNVLYWHWSPEYGWEMNFAVHGFNECLVMYILAAASPTYPIDREVYTEGWAENGAIVDEHEVEGYRLRLRYQGVEAGPLFWAHYSFLGLDPRGLRDDYCEDYFGEMRNYSLINRAYCIRNPRHYKGYGKDCWGLTASYSTAGYAAHAPVEREDRGVIAPTAALSSIVYTPEESMDVMRYLYGPLHEKVWGPYGFYDAFSQTDDWYPQKYLAIDQGPIAVMIENHRSELLWRLFMSHPDVQNGLRKLGFESPVLQ
- the bglX gene encoding beta-glucosidase BglX translates to MKKTLITLLGIVLCGAAVAVEKPAGATMEQYVDALMRRMTLEEKIGQLNLPSAGDITTGQAKSSDIAEKIRRGEVGGLFNIKGVEKIRDVQRIAVEESRLGIPLIFGMDVIHGYETTFPIPLGLTATWDMEAVERAARISAVEASAAGICWTFSPMVDIARDPRWGRASEGIGEDPFLGSAVARSFVYGYQGRDPMHFATDEIMGCVKHYALYGAAEAGRDYNTTDMSRQRMYNEYFPPYKAAVEAGVGSVMASFNEVDGIPATANRWLMTTVLREQWGFEGFVVTDYTGIYEMIAHGLGDLKEVSARAVEAGVDMDMVSEGYLGTLQQSLEEGRIPLSDIDRACRLVLEAKFKLGLFDDPYRYCDPQRAATQIYTPAHRAEARRIAGESFVLLKNEGDVLPLRREGTIAVVGPLAASRANMPGTWSVATDLTKPLTLVEGLQQVAGEGVKILYAKGSNVIRDEEQERYATMFGRDIPRDGRTDKQLLDEALAAAAEADVVVAALGEASEMSGESSSRSQIGIPDVQQELLKALVATGKPVVLVLFTGRPLTLEWEAEHVPAMLNVWFGGTQAAEAIGDVLFGDVNPSGKLPVTFPRSVGQIPLFYNHKNTGRPLLGDKFEKFRSNYLDVPNTPLYPFGYGLSYTTFDYGDVRLSASEMTADGSIEATVRLTNSGRRDGVEVVQLYIRDRVGSSTRPVQELKGFQRVALKAGESRDVSFTIDVSLLKYYDFDLRYVAEPGEFDVMIGGASDAVKQASFTLK